In Ciona intestinalis chromosome 7, KH, whole genome shotgun sequence, the genomic window AAAGGCTAGACTGAAACGTATAAGGCAGCAGCGTCTTGTCAATCTAAAAACGAAAGTGCATTGAAGAAGATAAAGATCCGCTTATAGAAAAAGCAATACATGATATATAGCCCGGCTAACAGCAACCCCGCCGTACTGGGACAGTCCTTCCGTTGCCGTCTAGATTGAAGCCAGAACGCGCCGCTAGTTCTCCTTGTGCCAGATGCGGATTTGAGTGCTTATGCAAAAGCTCAGTTGCAATCTTAGTGAAAGCTTTGTCTACGTTAGAGTTGTCTTTTGCCGACGTCTCAACGTAATCTAGCGCACCCCAGTTGCTTGCTGCGTTGGACGCTTCTTCTGCGTCAACTACTCGTTCGGAGGATTTGTCTGATTTGTTTCCTAAATTTTCAACAGAGATTATTAAGCTATGTTCAAAGTAATGAGGAAACATTTGGTATAAAGTTCATTTCTTAAATACCTGCGTGTATTGCACACTGCACTGTATAGGTTGGCATTTAAACAGTGTCTTTTTTAGTTAAGGAGACGTTGTGATGTTTGGTCCGAATTCACGCGGTACACAAGCTCCGTCATATACAAGACAAtgttaataaagttattagtTACCGATCAGAAGTTTAAGGACGTCCCCTGCACAGTACTTAGATACGTCTTCCATCCACTGTGTAAGATTGTAGAAAGAGGATTCAGAAGTGATATCAAATGCACATAAAACTCCATTTGCACTGCGGTAGTACGTTTGTGTGATGGTACGAAATCTCTCTTGTCCTGCAGTATCCCATATCTGGAAACAAAATCAGCTCACataatgtatgttactttgtgggtgattatttttttggattttttcatgttttttcctgataaatttggacaacccattagtgaccactgggttggatcaattgtcgttaagtgtcttgctcaaggacacatacgtccacaatggtagcagcgtcgagccttaaacccattacctctgggttacaggcaggctcGCTAACCattatgccacggcgccggactatTCCGCTCCCACCCAAAATACCTGCAATTTC contains:
- the LOC100186779 gene encoding ras-related protein Rab-43-like, which encodes MNKEDNENYDFLFKIILIGDPGVGKTCIVQRFKSGLWLESQSSTIGVDFCMKSCHVDGKIVKLQIWDTAGQERFRTITQTYYRSANGVLCAFDITSESSFYNLTQWMEDVSKYCAGDVLKLLIGNKSDKSSERVVDAEEASNAASNWGALDYVETSAKDNSNVDKAFTKIATELLHKHSNPHLAQGELAARSGFNLDGNGRTVPVRRGCC